GACGGGGTCCTGCCACAGCTGGGGCGCCGCGGTCCACGGACCGAGGTAGCGCGAAAGCGGCCCCATGTCGCGGTGCAGCAGCTTGTACCAGGCCCTGGCGAAGGCGTCCGCGAGCTTGTCCGGGTTCTCGTGGAAGCTCTTCGCGATCGGCGCGTAGACGGGATCGAACTTCAGCGCGAGGTCCGTGGTCAGCATCATCGGAGCGTGCCGCTTCGACGGATCGTGCGCGTCGGGCACCGTGCCCGCGGCCGAGGGGTCGGTCGGCTTCCACTGCTGCGCGCCGGCCGGACTGGTCGTCAGCTCCCAGTCGTACCGGAACAGGTTGTCCAGGTACCCGTTGTCCCAGGTGACCGGCGAGGTGGTCCACGCACCCTCCAGCCCGCTGGTGAGCGCGTCGGCGCCCGCGCCGCTGCCGTGCGTGTTCCGCCAGCCGAGGCCCTGCTGCTCCATCGGGCAGGCCTCGGGCTCCGGACCGATGTACTCGGCGCCGACCGCACCGTGGCACTTGCCGAAGGTGTGACCGCCGATGATGAGGGCGGCCGTCTCCTCGTCGTTCATCGCCATCCGTGCGAACGTCTCGCGGATGTCCTTGGCGGCGGCCATCGGATCCGGATTGCCGTTGGGCCCCTCCGGATTGACGTAGATCAGCCCCATCTGCACGGCGCCGAGCGGATTGGAGAGTTCCCGGTCGCCGCTGTACCGCTCGTCACCGAGCCAGGTGTCCTCGGGCCCCCAGAAGATCTCCTCGGGCTCCCAGACGTCCTCGCGCCCGAAGCCGAACCCGAAGGTCTTCAACCCCATGGATTCGATCGCACAGTTGCCGGCGAACACCAGGAGGTCGGCCCAGGAGATCTTCCGCCCGTACTTCTGCTTGACCGGCCACAGCAGTCGGCGCGCCTTGTCGAGGCTCGCGTTGTCCGGCCAGCTGTTGAGGGGGGCGAAACGCTGGGCGCCCGCGCCGCCGCCGCCCCGGCCGTCCGCGATGCGGTACGTGCCGGCGGAGTGCCAGCTCATCCGGATGAAGAGCGGTCCGTAGTGCCCGTAGTCGGCGGGCCACCAGTCCTGTGACGCCGTCATCACCTCGAAGACGTCCCGCTTCAGGGCGTCGAGGTCCAGGGTCGCGAATTCCTTGGCGTAGTCGAAGTCCTCGCCCATCGGGTTGGACCGAGGCGAATGCTGATGGAGAACCTGCAGGTCGAGCTGATTCGGCCACCAGTCCTGGTTCGCCCGGGGGCGAGTCGACGTGGGGGCCGGGGCGGGGATGACTGGGTTCTCGCTTTCGCTGCCGGACACGTCCGTCCTTCTTCCTGTCTCGGTGTTTCCCTCGGCCGTATGGTCGCGCACCACCACCCGTACAGCGGCGAGAACACGCAGGGCGCGCCCGTATAACCATCGGTCGAGGCATTCACCCGAGGGGGTGCCCCGGCGGGGCCGTGGGGTCGGGCGGCGTACGCGCGTCCGGTGCGGGCGGCGCCGGGAGCAGTGTCGCGCCGATGCCCGAGAGCACCGCCGTGAGGCCCGCTTCGAAACCGGCGTCGCGGTCGCGGAACATCGCCGGGCCCGCGGCGGTCGTCAGCGGGTAGTCCGCGAGGCGGGCGGCGCGGGCCTCCAGGTCGTAGCCCTCGCCGTCCGCGCCGGGCAGCGGGCCCATGGACTGCTCCTCGATCACGTACCCGATGGTGTAGCTGTAGGCGGTGAACCAGGCGCGGGCGGCCCCGGCGGCGGTGAAACCGCCGGCGACCAGGGTTCGTAGATGGGCCTCCATGGGGGCGGCGAAACTCATGTCCGTGAAGTGCGTACCGCTGTAGACCTTGGCGCCGTCGCGGTAGCGCAGCAGGTGTTCGCGCAGCCCGCGCATCGCGGCCTCCAGGGCCTCGCGCCAGTCGCGCGGCGGGCGGACGGCCGTCGCCAGGTCCGCCGTCATCCGGCGGAACATCTCGGTGGCCATCTCGTCGAGCAGCGCCTGCTTGTCCTTGAAATGCCAGTACAGGGCCGGTGCCTTGACGTCCAGCTCCTTGGCGATGGCCCGCAGGGTGAGGCCTTCGAGGCCGACCTCGCCGAGCAGGCGCAGGGCGGTCGCCGCCACCGTCGCGCGGTCGAGCCGGGTGCGCTCGGGCTTGGGGCCCGGGAGCGCGGGTTTCGCTTCTCGTTCTCTCGCCACCTTGACAACTTAACAGTGTTAAGCCCACTCTCGTGGTCATGACCTCACTTAACAACGTTAAGGAACCGGCTCCCGGTACTGCGGCTCCCGGTACTGCGGCTTCCGGCGTACCGGCCCCCGACGTGGTGGTCGTCGGCGCGGGCCCCACCGGGCTGGCCCTCGCCATCGACCTCACCCGCCGCGGCGTCCACGCCCTCGTCCTCGAACGGTCCGACACCCTCTTCCCCGGGTCGCGCGGCAAGGGACTCCAGCCGCGCACCCTGGAGGTCCTCGACGACCTCGGCGTCGGCGACGCGGTGCTGGCCCACAGCGCCACCGCGCTCATGGGCCGGATCTGGCAGGACGGAAAGCCGGTGGGCGAGCGCGACATGCTCGGCGACAGCGGGATCGGCGGCCCCACCGACACCGAGCCCCATCCGCGCGCCCGGCTGCTCCCGCAGTGGCGTACGCAGCAGATCCTCTTCGAACGCCTCACCGCACTGGGCGGCCGGGTCGCCTTCGGAACCGCCCTGACCGGCCTCGCCCAGGACTCCGCCGGGGTGACCGCGCGGCTCTCCGACGGCAGCGAGGTGCGCGCCGCCTATCTGGTCGCCGCCGACGGGGGCCGTTCCCTCGTCCGCCAGGCCGTGGGCATCGCCATGACCGCTCCGAGCGGGGAGGGCATGGCCCCCGATCCGATGCTCGTCGCCGACATCCGGCTGCGCCCCGGCGCCCTGGACCGCGACCACTGGCACCTCTTCCCAGGCGAGGACGGCGGTTTCGCCGCGCTCTGTCCGCTGCCCGGCACCGACGATTACCAGCTCGTCGCGCGCACCGACGACCTCGATGTCCCCGCCGTCGTCGCCGCCCGCACCCACCTGAGCGCGCGGGACGTCACCGAGGTCCGCTGGGCCTCGGACTTCCGGCCGCGCGCGGCCATGGCCGACCGCTTCCGCGCCGGCCGGGTCCTGCTCGCGGGGGACGCGGCCCACGTGCACTCCCCGGCGGGCGGGCAGGGCCTCAACACCAGCGTCCAGGACGCCTACAACCTCGGCTGGAAGCTCGGCCAGATCCTGCGCCACGGCGCGGACCCGGCGCTCCTGCACACGTACCACCACGAGCGCGCGCCCGTCGCCGCACAGATGCTCGGCCTGTCGACCCGGATCCACCGGGGCGAGGAGGAACGCGGGAAGGCCGGGCGCCAGCTCGGGCTGGGCTACCGGGGAGGCCCGCTCTCCGAGGGCTCGGCGGGCGCCCTGGAGGCGGGCGACCGCGCCCCCGACGGCCCGCTCCCGGACGGCCGCAGGCTCTTCGACCTGTTCCGGGGCCCGCACTTCACCCTGCTCACCGTCGGCACGGACATCGAACTCCCGCCCGTTGACGCCAAGTTCGTACGGATCCACCGGATCGGCGGCTACGAGCCGTACGGCCAGGGGGTCTTCCTGGTCCGCCCCGACGGATACGTCGGCTGGGCGGGCGAGGACACGGCCGGTCTGTCCCGCTACCTCGCCCGGTTCGGCGGTTCGGGCGGCTCAGCCGGCACAGGCGGGTAGCCCGGCCGCGGTGGCGAACCGCCGCCGCGGCCGCGGTCGTCAGGGCCGGGGGGTCGGGTCAGGGCGTGGCCGACCGGCGGCGGTGACGGTTTCGGCCGCCGGGGTCGAAGTCGGGCCAAGTATCAGAACCGCCGAAGAGCGGACGAAGCGTCGTGTTAGCGTCACACAGAGCCACCAAGGGTTCACTGTGTGCCCCAACTGATGCCCGTGTCAGCTCACTTCACCGGTTCCATGATCGTGGTGCCCCGGAGGCCGGCCTCGTTTCCGCCTCCGGTTCCTGACGCATGTCACGCCGTGCTCCGGCACGCCCGAACGGCAGGAAAGGGAACAGACCATGAACGCATCCCAGGACGATTCGGCCCGCCCGCTCACCCCCGCACAGCTGGCACAGGTCGCCGACAGCGGGATCTGGGCATCCAGCACGACGGTCAACCAGGACGCGGCCAACGTCGGCCAGGCGCTGGTGGCCACGCTGCAAGGCAACGCCGCCCAGGGCGTGCTCACGCCCGAACTGCAGAAGCTGGTCGCCGACGTGCAGCGCGTGGCCACCGTCGGATTCCCGCGGATCGTCGCCGAGGACGGGACCCGGCTCTCCGCCCACACCATCCGGCTCAACACCGCCGAGCCGCGGCCCCTGGTGATCGTGCCGTCCGGCTGGACCCCGTTCGGCTGGGTGCTGTTCGAGTACGCGCACCTCCAGCTGGCGCTCAGGGGGTACCACGTACTGGCGTACACCCCGCGGGGACTGGGCCTGACCACCCAGACCCCCAGCGGTGCCTACATCGACGCCTTCTGGACCTCCGGCGGGACCATCGACGTCGCGGGCCCCCTGGACCGGTCCGACGGCTCGTCGGTCATCGACTACGCGGAGGAGTTCTTCCAGCCGACTTCGATCGGGTTCCTCGGCGAATCCTACGGATCCGGGATCAGCCAGCTCGTCGCGGCGCACGATCCCCGCGAGCGGGTCAAGGCGGTCGTCGCGCTGAGCACCTGGGGCAACCTGGCCACCAGCCTGCTGCACCACGACACCCGCCACCTCCAGGCCGTCACCTCGCTGGTGAACTTCACCGGCGGCCCCGTGGAACGCAAGTTCGACGAGGCGACCCGGCAGATCCTGCAGGACTTCGACCTCGGCCAGAACCTCGACGGCGTGCGGGACTGGGGCTGGGAGCGCGCTCCGGAGCGCTACCTGGAGGACACCAACGGCCGGGAGATCCCGACCTTCTTCTCCAACACCTGGCACGAGACCCTCTTCCCGGTCAACCAGGTGCTGGAGACCTTCAACCAGCTGACCGTGCCCAAGCGGCTGAACATGTGGATCGGGGACCACGCGGCGCCGGAGGGTGCCGGGCTCACCATTCCGCTCAGCGGGCCTAACACGCCGGTCGCCGAGGCCTTCGCCTGGCTGGACCACCACCTGCTGGAGGTCCAGAACGACGTGCCCAACTGGTCCCCGGTCAGCAACCAGGTCATGTTCACCTACCTCACCGAGCCGGACCCCGGCACCGGCCAGAACGTGATCACTCGGCCCGCCGTACGCGAGCAGGTGCAGAGCTGGGACGAGCTGACGACCCGGGTCGAGCGCTGGTACCTGGCCGACTCCGCCGACGGCGGCCAGGACGGCGCTCTGACGGCCGCTCTGGCCCCCGCTCCGAACCCGGGCCGGCAACGGGAGTTCTTCGCCGGGAGCCTGACCGAGGCCACCGCCGTCGACGCCGTCATGACCACCGGCCAGGCCGAGTGGAAGGGCAACCCGAAGATCTACGAGACCGAGAAGTTCAACCGGCAGAAACTCCTCGTCTGGAGCACCGAACCGCTGGCCGCCACCGCGGAGGGCGGCTCCGGCCGCCGGGTCCGGGGCATCCCGCGGGTGCACCTGACCGTACGCAGTACGGCCGCCTCCGCGACCCTGGTGGCCTACCTCTTCGACATCGACCCGGACGGCAATACCGCCCGGATCATCGCCCACGAGCCCTACACCCTGACGGCCCTCACCCCGGACCAGGACACCACCGTCGACTGGCCCCTGCAGGCCGCCGCCTACGACCTGCCCGACGGCCACCGCCTCGCCCTGGTGGTCAACAGCCGGGACCAGCTGTACTCGCACGCCGGAGTCGAGGGCAGCACCACCACGATCAGCTCGTCCGACACCGACCCGTCCTACCTGGACCTGCCGCTCGGCTAGCCCGGTGGTGCGGGCGGCGCCGCGGCCCGTGGGGGAAAGCCCCCCGGACCGCGGCGCCCGCCCGCCGCGCGCCGGCCCGCCCGCTCAGGAGGACGTACGCACCCGGGACGGGCGGCCCGAGCCGCGCGTCAGGGAGTACCCGAAGAGGCCCGCGAGGGCCCCGAGCACACCGCCCGCCGCGGTCCAGATCCAGCGGTCGGACCACCAGCCGCCGGACCAGCCGTCCTCCGGCTCGCGCAGCGATCCGGTCACCGTGGCGGGGACCAGCGGCGCGGCGAGCGCTCCGTCCACGGCGGTGGCGCCGCCCGTCTCCGTCACGGCGGCCTCGACCGACGCCCGTACCGGCAGGCCGAGGTCCTCGTCCTTGAGGGACACGACCGTCAGGCGTACGTAATAGCTCCCCGGCAGCGGGTCGTTGGCCCACGGCTCGGCCGCGGCACGCACCGTGCGCAGCGTGCAGGACAGCTCGACCGAGGCCGCTTCCTTCGCCGCCGCCCGCTGCTGCGTGCCGTAGGTGCACGCCTGGCGGCGGCGCAGTCCGTCGTACACGTCGAGCTGCCAGGTCGAGGCGCCGTGCCGGGCCGCGGACTCGGGCAGCGTGACCGTCGCCCTCACCGTCACCCGCTGCTGCGCGTCGACGGGCAGCACCCAGTACAGGTAGTCCCCGGTGGACGCGGCGGCCGTGGCCTGCTGGCCCGGACGGAACGCGGCGGCCGTACGGAAACTCGTGCCCGCCTCGGTCGGAGCCGACGCACCGGACGATGCCCCGGACGCGCCGCCCTTGCCGGAACCCGGGGTGGAGCTCGGGCCGGAAGGCGCGGGGGTGTCCGCCACCGCCGGCGAGGCCGATCCCGCCACCGCGAGGGCGGCGGTACCCGCGAGCAGAGCCGCGGTCAATCTACTTACAGTGCGCATCAGTTGGTCCTCCAGACGGAGATTCGCCAGCGCGAGACCCAGCCCCACACCAGACCGGCCAGCAGCCCGGTCAGCACCAGCACGCCCAGCAGCCACCAGCCGTGCCCGAGCCCGAAGGCGGCGGCGTCCGACGCCCCGTCCGGGCCGTCCACCAGATCGATGGTCAGCTCGACGGGCATGCCGGGAGCGGTCTTCACGGACGGGGACGCCGAGAAGGAGTTGCTGACCTGGATGCACACGGTCTCGGCCGTCGGCGAGGCGTCCTTGCCCGTGTCGTCGTCGCCGGCAGCCTTCGGATAGCGCAGGCCGGTCGAGACGACGTCGGTGCGCCCGTCACCCGCCTCCGCCCCTCGTACGATCTCCCGCCCGTGGACGGTCGTCGCCCGCAACAGGACGCCGTAGTCGTTGTTGACGGCGCGGTCGGCGGCGATGCTCACCGAAGCCCGCAGCTCCTGACCGGGCTTGACGTCCACCCGGTACCAGCGGTGCTCGCCGAAGGTCTCGCGGTCGCTGTAGAGACCGGCCTTCAGCTGCGGCGCGCCCGCGCACTGCTTCGCACCCTCGGTCGCCACCGGGTTGACCACCGGATCAGCCGCCCGGTCGACCAATTGGCGTACCCGGCCGGACAGTTCGGCCTTGTGCTGCACCGCGGTGTACGTACCGCCGGTGGCCTCCGCGATACAGGTCAGCTGCGCACGCGTCTTGGCGTCGGGGACCAGGCCGAGGGTGTCGATGGTGAGGTGGATGCCCTTGGCCGCGATGTCCCGGGCCACCTCGCAGGGGTCGAGCGGCGCGCAGGTGTCCTCGCCGTCGGTGATCAGCACGATCCGCTTGGTGGCACCCCCGCCGTCGAGGTCCTGGGCGGCGGCGAGCAGGGCCGGACCGATCGGTGTCCACCCGGTGGGAGCCAGCGTGGCCACGGCGGTCTTCGCCTCGGTCCGGTTCAACGGCCCGACCGGGTACAGCTGCTTGGTGTCCTTGCAGCCGAGCGCCTTGTCCTCACCGGCGTAGGTGGCCCCCAGGGTCCGTATGCCGAGCCGCACCTCGTCCGGCACCGCGTCGATGACCTCGTTGAAGGCCTGCTTCGCCGCCGCCATCCGGGACTGACCGTCGATGTCGGTCGCCCGCATGGAGCCGCTGACGTCCAGGACGAGGTCGACCTTGGGAGGCTCCTTGGCCGTTGGTCCGTCTGCGGCGACGGCGCTCGCCGGGAAGAGCCCGACCGCCAGGGCGGCGAGCAGGCCGCACGCCCCGGCAGCCAGCCGTTTTCTTGTGATCATCGCCGGATCGTATTGAGGATCTCCCGGCAATCCAAAACGGGGCGGCGTGGTTGACTGCCCCGTATGGACCACCCGCGAGCGCTCCCCGGGAACGCGCCCCCCTTCGACCCCGAACTCGGCGCGGCGCTGGAATCTTTGGGCGCCGGGGCGAGGGAGCCGTTCACCCCGGAGAACCTCGCCGCCCGGCAGCGGCGGGACGCCGCGGCCCGGCCCAGACCGACGCTCGGCGAACTGCGGGCCGACGGCCGCTTCGAGGTCGGCGAGCTGCGCGTGCCGGGAGCGGAGCCCGGGCAGGACGTCACGCTGGTGAGCGCACGGCCCGCCGGGAGCACCGGGACGCTGCCGCTGCTGTACTACATGCACGGCGGCGGCATGCTCATGGGCAACGCGTGGTCCGTCCTGCCGAGGCTGCTGCGCGAATGGGCCCTCGCGCTGGAACTGGCCGTCGTATCCGTCGAATACCGGCTGGCCCCGGGGACGCGGTACCCCGGACCGCTGGAGGACTGCTACGCCGGACTCGGCTGGGTGGCCGCGCACGCGGCGGCGACGGGCATCGACGCGGACCGCATCGTGATCGGAGGGAAGAGCGCCGGCGGCGGACTCGCCGCGGCGCTAGCCCTGCTCACCCGCGACCGCGGCGGGCCGGCCCCGATCGGGCAGCTGCTCATGTGCCCCATGCTCGACGACCGCAACGACACCCACTCCAGCCACCAGATGGCCGGCCTCGACACCTGGGACCGCACCTCCAACGCGACGGCGTGGCAGGCGCTGCTGGGCGACCGGTACGGCGCCGCCGACGTGCCGCCGTACGCGGCCGCCGCCCGTGCCACGGACCTGTCCGGGCTGCCCCCGGCCTACATCGACGTCGGCTCGGCCGAGACCTTACGGGACGAGTCCGTGGCCTACGCCAACGCGCTCTGGCAGGCCGGTGGCCAAGCCGAACTGCACGTGTGGCCGGGCGCCTTCCACGGCTTCGACACCCTCGCCCCCACGGCCGCGCTCAGCCAGGATGCCCGCGCCGCCCGCACCCAGTGGCTCCGCCGCATCCTCACCCGGCCACCCGCGACCGACGGCCCGGCCCGCTGAGCGGTCGG
This is a stretch of genomic DNA from Streptomyces sp. NBC_00536. It encodes these proteins:
- the katG gene encoding catalase/peroxidase HPI, which gives rise to MSGSESENPVIPAPAPTSTRPRANQDWWPNQLDLQVLHQHSPRSNPMGEDFDYAKEFATLDLDALKRDVFEVMTASQDWWPADYGHYGPLFIRMSWHSAGTYRIADGRGGGGAGAQRFAPLNSWPDNASLDKARRLLWPVKQKYGRKISWADLLVFAGNCAIESMGLKTFGFGFGREDVWEPEEIFWGPEDTWLGDERYSGDRELSNPLGAVQMGLIYVNPEGPNGNPDPMAAAKDIRETFARMAMNDEETAALIIGGHTFGKCHGAVGAEYIGPEPEACPMEQQGLGWRNTHGSGAGADALTSGLEGAWTTSPVTWDNGYLDNLFRYDWELTTSPAGAQQWKPTDPSAAGTVPDAHDPSKRHAPMMLTTDLALKFDPVYAPIAKSFHENPDKLADAFARAWYKLLHRDMGPLSRYLGPWTAAPQLWQDPVPEADHALVSDADVAALKAKILASGLTVSQLVSTAWASAASFRGTDKRGGANGARIRLAPQKDWAVNDRPEVAGTLRSLEQIQQDFNNSATGGTKISLADLIVLGGCAGVEQAAKQAGFAVTVPFAPGRTDASQEQTDVESFAVLEPAADGFRNYLRAGEKLSPETLLLDRAVMLTLTAPEMTVLTGGMRALDTGFAGSRHGAFTDRPETLTNDFFVNLLDMATEWKASATAENVFEGRDRATGKVRWTATAVDLVFGSHAQLRALSEVYASADAGEKFVRDFVAAWDKVMNLDRFDLA
- a CDS encoding TetR/AcrR family transcriptional regulator C-terminal domain-containing protein — translated: MAREREAKPALPGPKPERTRLDRATVAATALRLLGEVGLEGLTLRAIAKELDVKAPALYWHFKDKQALLDEMATEMFRRMTADLATAVRPPRDWREALEAAMRGLREHLLRYRDGAKVYSGTHFTDMSFAAPMEAHLRTLVAGGFTAAGAARAWFTAYSYTIGYVIEEQSMGPLPGADGEGYDLEARAARLADYPLTTAAGPAMFRDRDAGFEAGLTAVLSGIGATLLPAPPAPDARTPPDPTAPPGHPLG
- a CDS encoding FAD-dependent monooxygenase — its product is MTSLNNVKEPAPGTAAPGTAASGVPAPDVVVVGAGPTGLALAIDLTRRGVHALVLERSDTLFPGSRGKGLQPRTLEVLDDLGVGDAVLAHSATALMGRIWQDGKPVGERDMLGDSGIGGPTDTEPHPRARLLPQWRTQQILFERLTALGGRVAFGTALTGLAQDSAGVTARLSDGSEVRAAYLVAADGGRSLVRQAVGIAMTAPSGEGMAPDPMLVADIRLRPGALDRDHWHLFPGEDGGFAALCPLPGTDDYQLVARTDDLDVPAVVAARTHLSARDVTEVRWASDFRPRAAMADRFRAGRVLLAGDAAHVHSPAGGQGLNTSVQDAYNLGWKLGQILRHGADPALLHTYHHERAPVAAQMLGLSTRIHRGEEERGKAGRQLGLGYRGGPLSEGSAGALEAGDRAPDGPLPDGRRLFDLFRGPHFTLLTVGTDIELPPVDAKFVRIHRIGGYEPYGQGVFLVRPDGYVGWAGEDTAGLSRYLARFGGSGGSAGTGG
- a CDS encoding CocE/NonD family hydrolase; amino-acid sequence: MNASQDDSARPLTPAQLAQVADSGIWASSTTVNQDAANVGQALVATLQGNAAQGVLTPELQKLVADVQRVATVGFPRIVAEDGTRLSAHTIRLNTAEPRPLVIVPSGWTPFGWVLFEYAHLQLALRGYHVLAYTPRGLGLTTQTPSGAYIDAFWTSGGTIDVAGPLDRSDGSSVIDYAEEFFQPTSIGFLGESYGSGISQLVAAHDPRERVKAVVALSTWGNLATSLLHHDTRHLQAVTSLVNFTGGPVERKFDEATRQILQDFDLGQNLDGVRDWGWERAPERYLEDTNGREIPTFFSNTWHETLFPVNQVLETFNQLTVPKRLNMWIGDHAAPEGAGLTIPLSGPNTPVAEAFAWLDHHLLEVQNDVPNWSPVSNQVMFTYLTEPDPGTGQNVITRPAVREQVQSWDELTTRVERWYLADSADGGQDGALTAALAPAPNPGRQREFFAGSLTEATAVDAVMTTGQAEWKGNPKIYETEKFNRQKLLVWSTEPLAATAEGGSGRRVRGIPRVHLTVRSTAASATLVAYLFDIDPDGNTARIIAHEPYTLTALTPDQDTTVDWPLQAAAYDLPDGHRLALVVNSRDQLYSHAGVEGSTTTISSSDTDPSYLDLPLG
- a CDS encoding VWA domain-containing protein is translated as MITRKRLAAGACGLLAALAVGLFPASAVAADGPTAKEPPKVDLVLDVSGSMRATDIDGQSRMAAAKQAFNEVIDAVPDEVRLGIRTLGATYAGEDKALGCKDTKQLYPVGPLNRTEAKTAVATLAPTGWTPIGPALLAAAQDLDGGGATKRIVLITDGEDTCAPLDPCEVARDIAAKGIHLTIDTLGLVPDAKTRAQLTCIAEATGGTYTAVQHKAELSGRVRQLVDRAADPVVNPVATEGAKQCAGAPQLKAGLYSDRETFGEHRWYRVDVKPGQELRASVSIAADRAVNNDYGVLLRATTVHGREIVRGAEAGDGRTDVVSTGLRYPKAAGDDDTGKDASPTAETVCIQVSNSFSASPSVKTAPGMPVELTIDLVDGPDGASDAAAFGLGHGWWLLGVLVLTGLLAGLVWGWVSRWRISVWRTN
- a CDS encoding alpha/beta hydrolase; the encoded protein is MDHPRALPGNAPPFDPELGAALESLGAGAREPFTPENLAARQRRDAAARPRPTLGELRADGRFEVGELRVPGAEPGQDVTLVSARPAGSTGTLPLLYYMHGGGMLMGNAWSVLPRLLREWALALELAVVSVEYRLAPGTRYPGPLEDCYAGLGWVAAHAAATGIDADRIVIGGKSAGGGLAAALALLTRDRGGPAPIGQLLMCPMLDDRNDTHSSHQMAGLDTWDRTSNATAWQALLGDRYGAADVPPYAAAARATDLSGLPPAYIDVGSAETLRDESVAYANALWQAGGQAELHVWPGAFHGFDTLAPTAALSQDARAARTQWLRRILTRPPATDGPAR